The sequence below is a genomic window from Bos javanicus breed banteng chromosome 5, ARS-OSU_banteng_1.0, whole genome shotgun sequence.
ACTACACACACCAGCCATACCAGGGAAAACAGAGATAGATGATGGTCATGAAAGTAGAGTAACATGTTGAGTCCCAAGTAAAGATGTCAGAGGAGAGTATGAGTGTATGCAGGCTGCTCTAGGAACAAGCAGGAGAGAGATGTTAAAGTCTCTGATGACTATGTTTCCTCTGGACTCGGTTTCCCCCTTAGCTACGTATTGTCAAGAAATGAATGCAGACATACAAATTGAAGTCATGAAGGAggcaaataataacaaatgaaaatcaaGAGTTAACACAGCAGAATTAATTAGCCCAGAATATTAAATTTGAAGAAACAAGTGTTTAAATTCTATATGACCTTAATGATTTCTTATCTGGACACTCCAAAGAAAAGCCAGATACTGGATAAACAGCTAAGCTAGAATTTATATTCTAGAGAAATATTTTGTtggcatttttagttttttttttttttaaactggagccAATTTAATATTTGCGTCACACAACTTAGGCATTTAAAACCTTGAGGAAGTATCAATCAATCATAGGCACAATTTTCTACTTACTTTCAAGTTCATTGACCTCCAGGTAATAGTTTTCAAGGTTTTCATTGACTGTCGGTATGCTTTTCAGCTTATTATAGGAGAGATCCAGCTCCAACAAAGATGATACATTAAAAGAATTTCCAGGAACTCCACTATCAGCCAGTTCATTATGAGACAAACGCAGATACTGCAATGCACTGAAACGCTTGAAATACTCGTCAGGGATGTTGCTAATCTTGTTGTTGTCTAAGTAAAGAGTTAGAAGAGACACTGGGAGACCAGAAGGTAGTTTGGTCATCTGATTGAAGCTCAAGTCAAGGTATTCGAGTGACTTCAGACCTTTCAAAGCAGCTgaaacagcatcctctttcagctGATTGTGCTGAAGGTGGATGAAGGTCAGGTTAACCAGTCCATCAAAGGAGCCAAGCTTAGAGATCTTGTTGTTAGTGAGCTGCAGGTCCACCAGAGATTTGGGAAGTGGGCCTACAGATTCTGTCAGATTGTTGTAATTTATGTGCAGCTTCTTCAATTGCTTCAATTTAGAGAacacttttccttttatcttgGAATTTTCTAGAAGGTTGTGGTCGAGAATGAGCCACTGCAGATCAGTTACGTTTTCAAAGGCCTTGTCATCAATATGGTCAATCTGGTTATTCCGAAGGTAAAGGTACTTGATTCCAGGAGGCACCATGGGCACACTCTTCAGTTTCAGCTCATCGCAGTACATGGCTGATGGATAGCTTTCAGGGCAGTTACATTCTGGTGCACAGTTTGGTGATGACCTCCCATACAGTGCTTGGGGGAAATCGTAATACTCATAGTAATCAGGATAGGTGCTGCTGGCACCGCCAATTAATGCCAAGAGGAGAGGAAACACACCTAGATTCATTTTGGCGAATGCTTTGAATcctaaataaagtgaaaatatgtattataaaatagtattctttcaggaaaaatatactaagaagaaagaaaatgcattcgcaaatgcaaattttattatttgagaGTGCTTTTTTACTGCACTAATGACGTctgtttaatttgcttttaagGATTAGGGTAAGGATGTAAGTTTACAATGTGTGGGAAAGGGAACCGATTTCAGGACAGATTGCATACACTGGCGCCCCCTTCTGGGCGAGCTAGGCCTAATTGTTCCAGTCAACCTCTCTCCAGGTCCTTTCCTGAATTACATGGATTCCTGCAAGAGGTTTCTGGGAGGTGCCCATTAACCACCATGTGAAAACGCAGCTTCAGAATACCTTCAAAAccagaagaaacaaaagcaagaagACAGTTGTAAACTGGACCCTCTACCCCACCATTCAACATCATTAAAATACCTCATTAAAAAGATCCTTCCTGAGAACATGGGCAATCTGTGATTTTGTCTGGAAGAACATTGTTCTAATGTGTGTCTGCTGGGGGTGGTTGGGGggcggtgatggtggtggtagtggtagagTGCTGGCGAGGGTGGAAAATTCTTTTAGAACTATCTTTATTGTTGACTctgaagaaaggaaacagacttCTTAAGTGGGGGTGTGTGCATATTATATCAACTTTTGTTTAACATTCTATACTTTAAGCACATTACAAAACTCTGTTTGAAAATTAGTATTTAGTACATTAGTTTTAGTAAAATTATTATTCGTTAATCAAGAAAATGTCACAAACTCTAAACAGCTTTAAACCTAGAAAGAGATCTAACTGGTAGAGAATG
It includes:
- the LUM gene encoding lumican; this encodes MNLGVFPLLLALIGGASSTYPDYYEYYDFPQALYGRSSPNCAPECNCPESYPSAMYCDELKLKSVPMVPPGIKYLYLRNNQIDHIDDKAFENVTDLQWLILDHNLLENSKIKGKVFSKLKQLKKLHINYNNLTESVGPLPKSLVDLQLTNNKISKLGSFDGLVNLTFIHLQHNQLKEDAVSAALKGLKSLEYLDLSFNQMTKLPSGLPVSLLTLYLDNNKISNIPDEYFKRFSALQYLRLSHNELADSGVPGNSFNVSSLLELDLSYNKLKSIPTVNENLENYYLEVNELEKFDVKSFCKILGPLSYSKIKHLRLDGNHITQTSLPPDMYECLRVANEITVN